The Desulfuromonas versatilis genome has a segment encoding these proteins:
- a CDS encoding aldehyde ferredoxin oxidoreductase family protein yields the protein MDKIFRVDMSKLTTSIEDVPAKWAGLGGRALTSTIVAEEVVPTCHPLGPNNKLVFAPGLLSGTAAANSGRMSCGAKSPLTGTIKESNAGGTSAQQFARMGIKALIIEGLPKDDKWYGLHLTKDGATIVAADDLAGKGNFAVIEALEAKLGKKTGVVTIGPAGEMKMAMANISVKDPDSKIRSHGRGGLGAVMGSKKIKYISIDSEGAPGVTVADPEKFKQAARTFAKALLDHPVSGEGLPTYGTNVLVNILHEAGGLPTRNFTLGQFDGHDKICGETMHDTIVKRGGKPKHGCHAGCIIQCSQVYLNEQGKYVTSGFEYETIWGMGANCCIDNLDDIAEADNIMDDIGVDSIESAVMFGVAMEAGILPFGDGKGVIRLLGEIGKGTALGRILGGGTGHVGKAYGVTRVPVVKNQGIPAYDPRSVKGIGITYATSTMGADHTAGYTIATNILNVGGYVDPLKKDGQVELSRNLQIATAAVDSTGMCIFVAFPALDIPECLPALIDMINARFGINLTGDDVTNLGKSILKIERQFNIEAGFTNKDDRLPEFFNFEPVPPHNVVWDFSDEEIDAFWNF from the coding sequence ATGGACAAGATTTTCCGCGTCGACATGTCGAAGCTGACCACCAGCATTGAGGACGTCCCCGCCAAGTGGGCCGGCCTCGGCGGCCGCGCCCTGACCTCGACCATCGTCGCCGAAGAGGTGGTTCCCACCTGTCATCCCCTCGGTCCCAATAACAAGCTGGTTTTCGCCCCCGGCCTGCTCAGCGGTACCGCCGCGGCCAACTCCGGCCGCATGTCCTGCGGCGCCAAGAGCCCGCTGACCGGCACCATCAAGGAAAGCAACGCCGGCGGTACCAGCGCCCAGCAGTTCGCCCGCATGGGGATCAAGGCCCTGATCATCGAAGGGCTGCCCAAGGACGACAAGTGGTACGGCCTGCACCTGACCAAGGACGGCGCGACCATCGTCGCCGCCGACGACCTGGCGGGCAAGGGGAATTTCGCGGTCATCGAAGCTCTTGAAGCCAAGCTCGGCAAGAAGACTGGTGTCGTCACCATCGGCCCGGCCGGCGAGATGAAAATGGCCATGGCCAACATCTCGGTCAAGGACCCCGACAGCAAGATCCGCAGCCACGGCCGCGGCGGCCTCGGCGCGGTCATGGGCTCGAAGAAGATCAAGTACATCTCCATCGACTCCGAAGGCGCCCCGGGCGTAACGGTCGCCGATCCCGAGAAATTCAAGCAGGCGGCCCGCACCTTCGCCAAGGCCCTGCTCGACCACCCGGTTTCCGGCGAGGGTCTGCCCACCTACGGCACCAACGTGCTGGTCAACATCCTGCACGAGGCCGGCGGCCTGCCGACCCGCAACTTCACCCTGGGCCAGTTCGACGGCCACGACAAGATCTGCGGCGAGACGATGCACGACACCATCGTCAAGCGCGGCGGCAAGCCCAAGCACGGCTGCCACGCCGGCTGCATCATCCAGTGCTCCCAGGTCTACCTCAACGAGCAGGGCAAGTACGTCACCTCCGGTTTCGAATACGAGACCATCTGGGGTATGGGCGCCAACTGCTGCATCGACAATCTTGACGACATTGCCGAGGCCGACAACATCATGGACGACATCGGTGTCGACTCCATCGAGTCCGCGGTCATGTTCGGCGTCGCCATGGAAGCTGGGATTCTCCCCTTCGGCGACGGCAAGGGGGTCATTCGTCTGTTGGGCGAGATCGGCAAAGGCACTGCCCTGGGCCGGATCCTCGGCGGCGGCACCGGCCACGTCGGCAAGGCTTACGGCGTAACCCGCGTCCCGGTGGTCAAAAACCAGGGGATCCCCGCCTACGACCCGCGCAGCGTCAAGGGGATCGGCATCACCTACGCCACCAGCACCATGGGCGCCGACCACACCGCCGGCTACACCATCGCCACCAACATCCTCAACGTCGGCGGCTACGTCGATCCGCTGAAGAAGGACGGCCAGGTCGAGCTCTCGCGCAACCTGCAGATCGCCACCGCGGCGGTCGACTCCACCGGCATGTGCATCTTCGTTGCCTTCCCGGCGCTGGACATCCCCGAGTGTCTGCCGGCACTGATCGACATGATCAATGCCCGCTTCGGCATCAACCTGACCGGCGACGACGTCACCAACCTCGGCAAGAGCATCCTGAAGATCGAGCGCCAGTTCAACATCGAGGCCGGCTTCACCAACAAGGACGACCGTCTGCCCGAATTCTTCAACTTCGAGCCGGTGCCTCCGCACAACGTCGTCTGGGATTTCAGCGACGAAGAGATCGACGCCTTCTGGAACTTCTGA
- a CDS encoding MoaD/ThiS family protein, with product MQITVKLFATFRVGRFKIEQRSYPAQSTARAVLEDVGVTEEELGILMVNGRHGNLDQPLCEGDTVSLFPLVGGG from the coding sequence ATGCAGATAACGGTTAAGCTGTTCGCCACCTTTCGCGTCGGGCGCTTCAAGATCGAGCAGCGTTCCTATCCCGCCCAGTCCACCGCACGGGCGGTGCTCGAAGATGTCGGAGTGACCGAGGAGGAGTTGGGTATCCTGATGGTCAACGGCCGGCACGGCAATCTCGACCAACCGCTGTGCGAAGGGGACACGGTGTCGCTGTTTCCCCTGGTCGGGGGAGGGTGA
- a CDS encoding HesA/MoeB/ThiF family protein → MKELLSFLQTRCQGDLLPWQAQAEAARVFGVSPARIEAIALENSLLPARYQRNRTIISCQDQLRLFSSRVAVIGCGGLGGYVLEELARLGVGELVAVDPDVFEEHNLNRQLLSSPASLGMKKTAAALERVSLINPAVTLVSAGVAFGRENGSELLRDCTLAVDCLDSIEARMELGMVCNDLGIPLVHGAIAGWFGHVATQFPGEKTLECIYCRHSGGKGVEKQLGNPSFTPAVVASLEVAEVCKVLLGKGSALRGRILSVDLLEMDFVETTL, encoded by the coding sequence ATGAAGGAACTTCTCTCCTTTCTGCAAACGCGCTGTCAGGGGGACCTGCTCCCCTGGCAGGCCCAGGCCGAGGCCGCCCGGGTCTTCGGGGTCAGCCCCGCCCGCATCGAGGCCATCGCTCTTGAAAACTCCCTTCTCCCCGCCCGCTACCAACGCAATCGCACCATCATTTCCTGCCAGGATCAGCTGCGTCTGTTCAGCAGCCGCGTCGCGGTGATCGGCTGCGGCGGCCTGGGCGGTTATGTCCTCGAGGAACTGGCCCGCCTCGGGGTCGGTGAGCTCGTCGCCGTCGACCCCGATGTTTTCGAGGAGCACAACCTCAACCGCCAGCTGCTTTCCTCACCGGCCTCGCTGGGGATGAAGAAGACCGCCGCCGCCCTGGAGCGGGTGTCTCTGATCAACCCGGCGGTGACCCTGGTCAGCGCCGGAGTCGCCTTCGGCCGGGAAAACGGTTCCGAGTTGCTGCGCGACTGCACCCTGGCGGTGGATTGTCTCGACAGTATCGAGGCGCGCATGGAACTGGGGATGGTCTGCAACGATCTGGGCATCCCCCTGGTCCATGGGGCCATTGCCGGTTGGTTCGGTCACGTGGCCACCCAGTTTCCAGGCGAAAAAACCCTCGAGTGCATCTATTGCCGCCATTCTGGCGGCAAAGGGGTGGAAAAGCAACTCGGCAACCCCTCGTTCACCCCGGCGGTGGTGGCCAGCCTTGAGGTGGCCGAGGTCTGCAAAGTGCTCCTGGGCAAGGGGAGCGCCTTGCGCGGGCGGATCCTCTCCGTCGACCTGCTGGAGATGGATTTCGTCGAAACCACCCTGTGA
- a CDS encoding plasmid mobilization protein: MGRTSTNPKKFVISCRVNHREMQDLVERAEEEGISITALLRKCLQLPPTQTRQFGTFSFE, translated from the coding sequence ATGGGCAGAACCAGCACCAACCCGAAAAAATTCGTCATCTCCTGCCGGGTCAATCACCGGGAGATGCAGGACCTTGTCGAGCGTGCCGAGGAAGAAGGGATCAGCATCACCGCACTGCTGCGCAAGTGCCTGCAACTGCCCCCCACCCAGACCCGCCAGTTCGGAACCTTCAGCTTCGAGTAA
- the gltA gene encoding NADPH-dependent glutamate synthase, which yields MSNNLSAKERLAIDRVKMPEQDAVERSRNFLEVNLGLGEAMAVREAQRCLLCKPRPCVAGCPVGVSIPEFVGALAGGDLPEAARILQGDNALPAVCGRVCPQETQCEAQCVRGAKGQPVAIGYLERFVADWAMAHPERLAAPALPAATGKSVAVVGCGPAGLTAAGELARKGHAVTIFEALHDTGGVLRYGIPEFRLPKTIIDVEVARLVEMGVTIECNVIIGKTLTIAQLQEQFDAVFIGNGAGLPTMLGIPGENLKGVYAANEYLTRINLMGAGQTDSCATPILRGRKVAVIGAGNTAMDCVRTARRLGAERSMIVYRRGESEMPARVEEIHHAKEEGVEFVMLTSPLEILGDDKGWATALRCQKMALGEPDASGRRRPVPVEGEDFDLEVDVVINALGTRANPLLTATAPDLKLNRWGNIEADENGLTSLPGVFAGGDIIRGGATVILAMGDGKRAAAAIHSYISGGN from the coding sequence ATGAGTAACAATCTCAGTGCCAAGGAACGGCTGGCCATCGACCGGGTGAAGATGCCCGAACAGGATGCCGTCGAGCGCAGCCGCAATTTTCTCGAAGTCAACCTCGGCCTCGGCGAGGCGATGGCCGTTCGCGAAGCGCAGCGCTGCCTGCTGTGCAAACCCCGCCCCTGCGTGGCGGGCTGCCCGGTGGGGGTCTCCATCCCCGAGTTCGTCGGGGCCCTGGCCGGGGGCGATCTGCCCGAGGCTGCCCGCATCCTGCAGGGGGACAACGCCCTGCCGGCGGTCTGCGGCAGGGTCTGCCCCCAGGAAACCCAGTGCGAGGCCCAGTGCGTGCGCGGCGCCAAGGGGCAGCCGGTGGCCATCGGCTACCTGGAGCGTTTCGTCGCCGACTGGGCGATGGCCCATCCCGAGCGCCTCGCCGCCCCTGCCCTGCCCGCTGCCACCGGCAAGTCGGTGGCGGTGGTCGGCTGCGGCCCTGCCGGCCTGACCGCCGCCGGGGAGCTGGCCCGCAAGGGGCACGCGGTGACCATCTTCGAGGCGCTGCACGATACCGGCGGGGTGCTGCGCTACGGCATCCCCGAGTTCCGCCTGCCCAAGACCATCATCGACGTCGAGGTGGCGCGGCTGGTGGAGATGGGCGTGACCATCGAGTGCAACGTCATCATCGGCAAGACCCTGACCATCGCCCAGCTCCAGGAGCAGTTCGACGCGGTGTTCATCGGCAACGGCGCGGGCCTGCCGACCATGCTCGGCATCCCCGGCGAGAACCTCAAGGGCGTCTACGCCGCCAACGAGTACCTGACCCGCATCAACCTGATGGGCGCCGGGCAGACCGACAGTTGTGCCACCCCGATCCTGCGCGGCCGCAAGGTGGCGGTCATCGGCGCGGGCAACACCGCCATGGACTGCGTGCGCACCGCCCGCCGCCTCGGCGCCGAACGCTCGATGATCGTCTACCGCCGCGGCGAATCGGAGATGCCGGCGCGGGTCGAGGAGATCCACCACGCCAAAGAGGAAGGGGTCGAGTTCGTCATGCTCACCTCCCCGCTGGAGATCCTTGGTGACGACAAGGGTTGGGCGACCGCCCTGCGCTGCCAGAAAATGGCCCTCGGCGAACCCGATGCTTCGGGGCGCCGCCGGCCGGTTCCCGTGGAAGGTGAAGACTTCGATCTCGAGGTCGATGTGGTGATCAACGCCCTGGGCACCCGCGCCAACCCTCTGCTGACCGCCACCGCCCCGGACCTCAAGCTCAACCGCTGGGGGAACATTGAGGCCGACGAGAACGGCCTCACCAGCCTGCCCGGGGTCTTCGCCGGCGGCGACATCATCCGCGGCGGCGCCACCGTCATCCTCGCCATGGGCGATGGCAAACGGGCTGCAGCCGCCATCCACAGCTATATTTCCGGCGGCAACTGA
- a CDS encoding sulfide/dihydroorotate dehydrogenase-like FAD/NAD-binding protein, whose translation MYEVLSNDTLAPNLHRMVVRAPRIAPARKAGQFVIVRCEAGDERIPLTIGDADPAAGTITLFIQAIGASTKKIVAVPPGGFLRDVAGPLGMATEIERWGRVACIGGGVGTAVLFPMARALAEEGNEVTTIIGGRAEPYIILADELAAFSKEVRVTTEDGSLGRKGFVTAELKEMLDDPERAPQAVFAVGPVPMMRAVAEMTRPYGVKTIVSLNPIMIDGTGMCGGCRVVVDGEARFACVDGPEFDGHAVDFASLTDRLTMYRDHEEQCRLAV comes from the coding sequence ATGTACGAAGTCCTGAGCAACGACACCCTGGCCCCCAACCTCCACCGCATGGTGGTACGTGCCCCGCGCATCGCCCCGGCCCGCAAGGCCGGCCAGTTCGTCATCGTGCGCTGCGAGGCGGGCGACGAGCGCATCCCGCTGACCATCGGCGACGCCGACCCGGCCGCGGGGACCATCACCCTGTTCATCCAGGCCATCGGCGCCTCGACCAAGAAGATCGTCGCCGTCCCGCCCGGGGGCTTTCTGCGTGACGTGGCCGGCCCGCTGGGGATGGCCACGGAGATCGAGCGCTGGGGGCGGGTCGCCTGCATCGGCGGCGGCGTCGGCACCGCGGTGCTCTTCCCCATGGCGCGGGCCCTGGCCGAGGAGGGAAACGAGGTGACCACCATCATCGGCGGCCGCGCCGAGCCCTACATCATCCTCGCTGACGAGTTGGCGGCTTTCTCCAAAGAAGTGCGGGTCACCACCGAGGACGGCTCGCTGGGGCGCAAGGGCTTTGTCACCGCCGAGTTGAAGGAGATGCTCGACGACCCGGAGCGCGCCCCCCAGGCGGTCTTCGCCGTCGGCCCGGTGCCGATGATGCGGGCGGTGGCCGAGATGACCCGCCCCTACGGGGTGAAGACCATCGTCAGCCTCAACCCCATCATGATCGACGGCACCGGCATGTGCGGCGGCTGTCGGGTGGTGGTGGACGGCGAAGCGCGCTTCGCCTGCGTCGACGGCCCCGAGTTCGACGGCCACGCCGTCGACTTCGCCAGCCTCACCGACCGGCTGACCATGTACCGCGACCACGAGGAGCAGTGCCGGCTGGCGGTTTGA
- the btsR gene encoding two-component system response regulator BtsR: MIRTVIVDDELHAREELELLLEEIGGFDIVASCANPIEAIKVVHLEKPELVFLDIQMPLLSGFELLSMIDEDIMPHVVFVTAYDEYALKAFEENALDYLLKPVEQERLGKTVDKIRRLIRQGARPSYETPAINRIPCICANRIKLVDPKEVEHVHSDLSGVHVTCAQGSFFTELTLKILEARTGLLRCHKQYLVNVEQIDEITLLENGAAEIKTRLGNRLPVSRRYLKSLKETLGL, encoded by the coding sequence ATGATCCGGACCGTCATCGTCGACGATGAACTGCACGCCCGTGAAGAGCTGGAACTGCTGCTGGAGGAGATCGGCGGCTTCGACATCGTGGCCAGTTGCGCCAACCCCATCGAGGCAATCAAGGTGGTCCACCTCGAAAAGCCCGAACTGGTGTTTCTCGATATCCAGATGCCTCTGCTCAGCGGCTTCGAGCTGCTCAGCATGATCGACGAGGACATCATGCCCCACGTGGTCTTCGTCACCGCCTACGACGAGTACGCCCTCAAGGCCTTCGAGGAGAACGCCCTCGACTATTTGCTCAAGCCCGTCGAGCAGGAGCGCCTGGGCAAGACCGTCGACAAGATCCGCCGCTTGATCCGCCAGGGGGCCCGGCCCAGTTACGAAACGCCTGCCATCAACCGCATCCCCTGCATCTGCGCCAACCGCATCAAACTGGTCGACCCGAAAGAGGTCGAGCATGTCCACTCGGACTTGAGCGGGGTGCACGTGACCTGCGCCCAGGGGAGCTTCTTCACCGAACTCACCCTGAAGATCCTCGAGGCTCGCACCGGCCTGCTGCGCTGTCACAAGCAGTACCTGGTCAACGTCGAGCAGATCGACGAAATCACCCTGCTCGAAAACGGCGCCGCCGAAATCAAGACCCGCCTCGGCAACCGCCTCCCCGTCAGCCGCCGCTACCTGAAGAGCCTCAAGGAAACCCTTGGCCTGTGA
- a CDS encoding sensor histidine kinase, with the protein MKLFFALIQEMSVFLVIGYLFSKSPAFKALAGETLNSRQKLILYLIFSVFSILGTYFGLPVRDAVANTRAIGAVLAGIIGGPLLGTAVGFTGGLHRYFVGGFVAAPAMLATTFEGFLGGMVHLYLCRRNRSEQIYNPRVAFITTFVGELVHMAIIAGLGRPLENSLALVQIIAIPMITANALGTFLFMSILRDQKDTFDKLSVMFSARAFKIAERSLGILGKGFGAETARNLARIIHEESGVGAVAITDTNKILAFEGIGSDHHLPNSPIASVLTQQAIRNNEVIWVNGQSEPYQCSLSGNCPLTSVLIVPLHIDEQVIGTIKLYEPKNRRFLNMNKTLGEGIAGLLSDQLLRYRYEEQKNLLVTSELKLIQAQINPHFLFNALNTIMAIIRKDPLRARELLQHLSNFFRKNLKRSGDLATVDEEVDHVNSYLKIEKARFEDKLQVEIEVEPGLGELRIPTFTLQPIIENAVKHGISNMIEQGVVRVAVRRSGQQVTIEVEDNAGTYCKEIQGGGLGMNIVDKRIKNLCGSQYGIRISCTPEEFTLVSISLPAEGCQL; encoded by the coding sequence ATGAAACTGTTTTTCGCCCTGATCCAGGAAATGAGCGTCTTCCTGGTCATCGGCTACCTGTTCAGCAAATCGCCCGCCTTCAAAGCCCTGGCGGGCGAGACGCTGAACTCGCGGCAAAAGCTCATCCTCTACCTCATCTTTTCGGTTTTCTCGATCCTGGGCACCTATTTCGGTCTGCCGGTCCGCGACGCGGTAGCCAATACCCGGGCCATCGGCGCGGTTTTGGCCGGCATCATCGGCGGGCCACTGCTGGGAACAGCGGTCGGCTTCACCGGCGGCCTGCACCGCTATTTCGTCGGCGGCTTCGTCGCCGCGCCGGCCATGCTCGCCACCACCTTCGAGGGGTTCCTCGGGGGGATGGTCCATCTCTATCTCTGCCGCCGCAACCGCTCGGAGCAGATCTACAACCCCCGGGTGGCCTTCATCACGACCTTCGTCGGCGAGCTGGTGCACATGGCGATCATCGCCGGGCTGGGTCGGCCGCTGGAGAACAGCCTGGCGCTGGTGCAGATCATCGCCATACCGATGATCACCGCCAACGCCCTGGGGACCTTTCTGTTCATGAGTATCCTGCGCGACCAGAAGGATACCTTCGACAAGCTCAGCGTGATGTTTTCGGCCAGGGCCTTCAAGATCGCCGAACGCTCCCTGGGGATTCTCGGCAAGGGATTCGGCGCGGAGACCGCCCGCAACCTGGCCCGGATCATCCACGAGGAGTCGGGGGTCGGCGCCGTCGCCATCACCGACACCAATAAGATCCTCGCCTTCGAGGGGATCGGCTCCGACCATCACCTCCCCAATTCGCCCATCGCCTCGGTTCTAACCCAGCAGGCCATCCGCAACAACGAGGTCATCTGGGTCAACGGCCAGTCCGAACCCTACCAGTGCTCGCTGTCGGGCAACTGCCCGCTGACTTCGGTCCTGATCGTCCCGCTGCACATCGATGAGCAGGTGATCGGCACCATCAAGCTCTACGAACCGAAGAACCGGCGGTTTCTCAACATGAACAAGACCCTCGGCGAGGGGATCGCCGGGTTGCTCTCCGACCAGCTGCTGCGTTACCGTTACGAAGAGCAGAAAAACCTGCTGGTAACCTCGGAGCTCAAGCTGATCCAGGCCCAGATCAACCCGCACTTCCTGTTCAACGCCCTGAACACGATCATGGCCATCATCCGCAAAGATCCGCTGCGGGCGCGGGAGCTGCTGCAGCACCTGTCCAATTTCTTCCGCAAGAACCTCAAACGTTCCGGTGATCTGGCCACCGTCGACGAGGAGGTCGACCATGTCAATTCCTACCTGAAAATTGAGAAGGCCCGCTTCGAGGATAAACTGCAGGTAGAAATCGAGGTCGAACCGGGGCTGGGCGAGCTGAGGATCCCCACCTTCACCCTGCAGCCGATCATCGAGAACGCCGTCAAGCACGGCATATCCAACATGATCGAGCAGGGCGTGGTCCGGGTCGCGGTGCGCCGCAGCGGACAACAGGTCACCATCGAGGTGGAGGATAACGCAGGGACCTACTGCAAGGAGATCCAGGGGGGAGGACTGGGAATGAACATCGTCGACAAGCGGATAAAAAATCTTTGCGGCAGCCAGTACGGCATCCGCATCAGCTGCACGCCCGAGGAATTCACCCTGGTGTCCATCAGCCTGCCGGCGGAAGGTTGCCAGTTATGA
- a CDS encoding acetate kinase, whose protein sequence is MDILALNCGSSSVKYQLFSWERKEIIAKGMVERVTIEGGFIIHEVPGRKTYREEHECPDHRVAIQLIMKTLADPEQGVVKDMSEVSAVGHRVVHGGEKFTRSVLIDDAVLEAIKEVQDLAPLHNPPNIAGIEAAQTVLPNVPHVAIFDTAFHQTMPRPAFMYPLPMEWYEKHGVRRYGFHGTSHLYVSKRAAALLGKNPADCKLVTMHIGNGVSHCAIDRGVSVDTSMGLTPLEGAVMGTRCGDIDPAIPGFVMEKEGLTAKQIDAILNKKSGILGVTGEYTDRRDVIEGAEKGDERCLLAIEMEAYRLRKYIGSYAAALGGLDAVVFTAGVGEMGWQIREKTLEGLEFLGIRLDREVNRNTMTRKRETLITTPDSPVKVFVIPTDEELVFTEDVVAILEGTYTDHMNFTYSFAKPEFARSAA, encoded by the coding sequence ATGGATATTCTGGCTCTGAATTGCGGCAGCTCGTCAGTCAAATACCAGCTCTTCAGCTGGGAACGAAAGGAAATCATCGCCAAGGGGATGGTGGAGCGCGTGACCATCGAAGGTGGGTTCATCATTCACGAGGTCCCCGGGCGCAAAACCTACCGTGAAGAGCACGAATGCCCCGATCACCGCGTGGCGATTCAGCTGATTATGAAAACCCTGGCCGACCCCGAGCAGGGGGTGGTCAAGGACATGTCCGAAGTCTCGGCCGTAGGGCACCGGGTGGTGCACGGCGGGGAAAAGTTCACCCGCTCGGTGCTCATCGACGACGCGGTGCTCGAGGCGATCAAGGAGGTCCAGGATCTCGCCCCGCTGCACAATCCGCCCAACATCGCCGGCATCGAGGCGGCCCAGACGGTACTGCCCAACGTGCCCCACGTAGCGATCTTCGATACCGCCTTTCACCAGACCATGCCCCGCCCCGCTTTCATGTACCCGCTGCCCATGGAGTGGTACGAAAAGCACGGGGTGCGCCGCTACGGGTTCCACGGCACCAGCCATCTGTACGTCTCCAAACGCGCCGCCGCCCTGCTCGGGAAAAATCCCGCGGACTGCAAGCTGGTGACCATGCACATTGGAAACGGTGTTTCCCACTGCGCCATCGATCGGGGGGTCTCGGTGGACACCTCCATGGGGCTTACCCCCCTGGAAGGGGCGGTGATGGGGACCCGCTGTGGCGACATCGACCCGGCCATTCCCGGTTTCGTCATGGAGAAGGAGGGGCTTACCGCCAAGCAGATCGACGCCATCCTCAACAAGAAATCGGGCATCCTCGGCGTCACCGGTGAGTACACCGACCGGCGCGACGTCATCGAAGGGGCCGAGAAGGGCGACGAGCGCTGCCTGCTGGCCATCGAGATGGAGGCCTACCGCCTCAGGAAGTACATCGGCTCCTACGCCGCGGCCCTGGGCGGCCTCGACGCGGTGGTGTTCACCGCCGGGGTCGGCGAGATGGGCTGGCAGATCCGCGAAAAGACCCTCGAAGGGCTCGAGTTTCTCGGCATCCGCCTCGACCGCGAGGTCAACCGCAACACCATGACCCGCAAGCGCGAGACCCTGATCACCACCCCCGACTCGCCGGTCAAGGTGTTCGTCATCCCCACCGACGAGGAACTGGTCTTCACCGAGGACGTGGTGGCCATCCTCGAGGGGACCTACACCGACCACATGAACTTCACCTACAGCTTCGCCAAACCCGAGTTCGCGAGGTCGGCAGCGTAG
- a CDS encoding ribbon-helix-helix protein, CopG family gives MGRPAKNPKKYIVSCRIDDDEMETLKRLAARGNTNISDLLRLSLDLLAQDGAPSPGNNA, from the coding sequence ATGGGAAGACCCGCTAAAAACCCCAAGAAATACATCGTCTCCTGTCGCATCGACGACGACGAAATGGAAACCCTGAAGCGGCTGGCCGCCCGGGGCAATACCAACATCTCGGACCTGCTGCGCCTGAGCCTCGACCTGCTGGCCCAGGACGGCGCCCCCTCTCCGGGAAACAACGCGTGA